A portion of the Leifsonia sp. EB41 genome contains these proteins:
- a CDS encoding ATP-binding cassette domain-containing protein, with protein sequence MTTVIEASGLEKRFGRVRALDGLDLTVTEGEVHGFLGPNGAGKSTTIRVLLGLARSNGGTARVFGSDPWRDAVALHRRIAYVPGDVSLWPNLSGGEAIDLLARLRGGTADKAAYAERKKRLIEVFQLDPTKKGRAYSKGNRQKVALVAAFATPADLYILDEPTSGLDPLMEATFNAEIARISRDGATVLLSSHILSEVEQLCDRVSIIREGKTVETGTLDELRHLTRTEISFAADGTTDEQLARIPDAHDLRTDNGRVKFTADSDRLPPVLAALADLNVKSLTVAPPSLEELFLRHYGDELAGVTELEAEAKGR encoded by the coding sequence ATGACCACAGTGATTGAGGCCTCGGGCCTCGAGAAGCGATTCGGCCGGGTCCGGGCACTCGACGGGCTCGACCTCACCGTCACCGAGGGTGAAGTCCACGGATTCCTCGGGCCGAACGGCGCAGGCAAGTCGACGACCATCCGCGTCCTCCTCGGCCTCGCGCGCTCCAACGGCGGCACCGCCCGCGTCTTCGGCAGCGACCCCTGGCGGGACGCCGTCGCCCTGCACCGCCGCATCGCCTACGTCCCCGGCGACGTCAGCCTCTGGCCGAACCTCTCCGGCGGCGAGGCCATCGACCTCCTCGCGCGGCTGCGCGGAGGCACCGCCGACAAGGCCGCCTACGCCGAGCGCAAGAAGCGGCTGATCGAGGTGTTCCAGCTCGACCCGACCAAGAAGGGCCGCGCCTACTCCAAAGGCAACCGGCAGAAGGTCGCGCTCGTCGCCGCCTTCGCGACCCCGGCCGACCTCTACATCCTCGACGAGCCGACCAGTGGACTCGACCCGCTGATGGAGGCCACCTTCAACGCCGAGATCGCCCGCATCTCCCGGGACGGCGCGACCGTCCTGCTGTCCAGCCACATCCTCTCCGAGGTGGAGCAGCTCTGCGACCGGGTCAGCATCATCCGCGAGGGCAAGACGGTCGAGACCGGTACGCTCGACGAGCTCCGCCACCTGACCCGCACCGAGATCTCGTTCGCGGCCGACGGGACGACGGACGAGCAGCTCGCCCGCATCCCGGACGCCCACGATCTGCGCACCGACAACGGCCGCGTGAAGTTCACCGCCGACAGCGACCGCCTCCCGCCCGTACTCGCGGCGCTCGCGGACCTGAACGTCAAGAGCCTGACCGTCGCCCCGCCGTCGCTGGAGGAGCTCTTCCTCCGCCACTACGGCGACGAGCTCGCCGGTGTGACCGAGCTGGAGGCGGAGGCGAAGGGGCGATGA